In Janthinobacterium lividum, the genomic stretch GGCGCTTCCGGCTACCCGAAAAAACTCGAGGAACTGGTCGAAGGGGTGCCCGACCAGCGCAGCGTCTCGAAGCAGAACATCTATTTTTTGCGCCGCCTGCCGCGCGACCCGTTCCAGCCCAGGGAAGAAGGCAGCGCCGCCGACAGCTGGAGCAAGCGCGCCTATGCCTCACCGCCCGACAATCCCAGCGAAGGCGAGGACGTGTTCGACGTCGCCTCGCGCTCGACCAAGGTGGGCCTGAACGGCGTGCCGCTCAAGGAATGGTGAACTTGATGCCCTCTTCTATCTCACGCCGCGGCTTTACCCTGGTCGAACTGCTGGTGGTGCTGGCGATCATCTCGCTGCTGCTGACGATTGCCATTCCCCGCTATTTCGGCTCGGTGGAAAAATCCAAGGAAGTCGCGCTGAAGGAAAACCTGCAAGTGCTCAGGAGCGGCCTAGATAAATACTATGCCGACAAGGGCGAGTATCCGGCCGCGCTGGCCGACCTGGTGACCCACCATTACTTCCGCAGCGTGCCGCTGGACCCCGTCACGGAGTCCGCCACCACCTGGCAGCTGATCCCTTCGCCCAATGGCGAGATCGGCGGCGTGGCCGACGTGCGCAGCGGCGCCAAGGGCAAGACACGCGAGGGCATCCCCTTTGAGCAGCTCTAGTTTCCGGCGCCCCGCACTGGGCTTCGCGTATATCTGGACCCTGATGCTGGTGGCCTTCATGGGCGTGGGCCTGGTGCTGGCCAGCGAGCTGTTTGCTACGGCCGCGCGGCGCGAAAAGGAGCGCGAACTGCTGTTCATCGGCCATGAATTCCGCAACGCGCTGGGCCGCTACTACGACAGCACGCCGGGCGACGGGCGGCCCCGCTATCCCTTGACCTTGCAGGAGCTGCTGCGCGACCCGCGCTACGCCAACGCCCGGCGGCATCTGCGCCGCCTGTATGCGGACCCCGTCACCGGCAAGGCGGAGTGGGGCCTGCTGCGGCAGGAGGGGCGCATCGTCGGCATCCATTCGCTGTCGCCGCAGATCCCCATCAAGCAGGACAATTATCTCGACGAAGACGCCAGCCTGCGCCGCAAGCAGCGCTACGCTGACTGGCAATTTACCTATCCGCACGACTTGATCGTCAGTACACCAGGCCAGCTTAACGAAAAAAAGATTAATAATGAAACAAGATCGGTAGCAAAGGTGCAAAGACAGAATTGAGACATTGCTTGGCGTGTAAAAGAGGGTGATAGTGGGTTAACAATATCGGAGAGAATGATGTATAAGAAAAATAGGTATAACTTGCCGGTTCCGCGAGGCACGTGCGGCTTTACATTGCTCGAATTATTGGTCGTTATCGTGATCATCGGCCTGCTGGCAGCGTATGTCGGTCCGAAGTACTTCGCCCAGTTGGGCAAGTCGGAGGTTACAGTAGCCAGAGCGCAGATTGAGGCGTTTGAAAAATCTCTTGATACCTATCGTTTGGATGTGGGACGCTATCCCACAACAGAAGATGGCTTGGCGGCATTGCTCCTCGCGCCACCAAGCGCAGGAACACGCTGGAACGGCCCATATTTGAAAAAGAATGTACCATTGGATCCATGGGGGCACGCCTACCAATACCGCTCGCCAGGCACCAAAGGCGAATATGACATCATCTCCATGGGCAAGGATGGCCAGCCTGGCGG encodes the following:
- the gspG gene encoding type II secretion system major pseudopilin GspG, whose amino-acid sequence is MYKKNRYNLPVPRGTCGFTLLELLVVIVIIGLLAAYVGPKYFAQLGKSEVTVARAQIEAFEKSLDTYRLDVGRYPTTEDGLAALLLAPPSAGTRWNGPYLKKNVPLDPWGHAYQYRSPGTKGEYDIISMGKDGQPGGSGESADISSQ
- a CDS encoding type IV pilin protein; the protein is MPSSISRRGFTLVELLVVLAIISLLLTIAIPRYFGSVEKSKEVALKENLQVLRSGLDKYYADKGEYPAALADLVTHHYFRSVPLDPVTESATTWQLIPSPNGEIGGVADVRSGAKGKTREGIPFEQL
- a CDS encoding type II secretion system protein, translated to MKPRGFTFIELMITLAIMATLATVAVPMAQVALQRAKEQQLRSALIEMREAIDAYKRASDNGRIKLSLGASGYPKKLEELVEGVPDQRSVSKQNIYFLRRLPRDPFQPREEGSAADSWSKRAYASPPDNPSEGEDVFDVASRSTKVGLNGVPLKEW
- a CDS encoding type II secretion system protein produces the protein MSSSSFRRPALGFAYIWTLMLVAFMGVGLVLASELFATAARREKERELLFIGHEFRNALGRYYDSTPGDGRPRYPLTLQELLRDPRYANARRHLRRLYADPVTGKAEWGLLRQEGRIVGIHSLSPQIPIKQDNYLDEDASLRRKQRYADWQFTYPHDLIVSTPGQLNEKKINNETRSVAKVQRQN